In a genomic window of Anaerolineales bacterium:
- a CDS encoding YfcE family phosphodiesterase translates to MLIAVLSDTHDNRGTIRKALVVARARGAAEILHCGDLTSASVLSEFRGWTVHYAFGNMDRDAAEIRAAADRLDPGSACGAELHLEREGVRIALMHGNHAGMLTQAVRSGAYDFVFHGHTHRRRDERIGRTRAVNPGALGGAASEGYSFCLLDTAGGDVEFIGL, encoded by the coding sequence ATGCTGATCGCCGTCCTCTCCGACACGCACGACAACCGCGGCACCATCCGCAAGGCGCTGGTTGTCGCCCGGGCGCGCGGCGCCGCGGAGATTCTGCATTGCGGCGACCTGACCTCGGCCTCCGTCCTCTCCGAGTTCCGCGGCTGGACGGTCCACTACGCCTTCGGCAACATGGACCGCGACGCCGCGGAAATCCGCGCGGCGGCGGATCGGCTCGACCCGGGATCCGCGTGCGGAGCGGAACTTCATCTGGAGCGGGAAGGCGTGCGCATCGCGCTGATGCATGGCAACCATGCCGGGATGCTGACGCAGGCGGTGCGGTCGGGGGCGTATGACTTCGTCTTTCACGGACACACCCACCGGCGGCGCGACGAGCGCATCGGCCGGACCCGGGCGGTTAATCCCGGCGCGCTGGGCGGCGCCGCGTCGGAGGGTTATTCCTTCTGCCTGTTGGATACCGCCGGCGGGGATGTGGAGTTCATCGGGCTGTAG
- a CDS encoding methyltransferase domain-containing protein → MKTPISKKAYDKIADAYAAITDKKPHNAYYDRPAVKSLIGDVAGRKIADVGCGTGAYAQWLADRGARVTAIDANEKMLAHARKRVGGRASFHLANMEEPFPFLKDGSLDGVLSALAITYVRDHKALFSEFHRILRKKGWLVFSTEHPFFSYGFFKIRNYFKTRRVSCSWKGFGKRVRMNSYYHSLGSICEALYENGFLIERIVEPKPIRKFKEVSPKDYRELMNFPLFICMKAWKT, encoded by the coding sequence ATGAAAACCCCAATATCCAAGAAAGCGTACGACAAAATCGCCGACGCCTATGCGGCCATCACCGATAAAAAACCCCACAACGCATACTACGACCGGCCGGCGGTGAAGTCGCTCATCGGGGATGTCGCCGGCAGGAAGATCGCCGATGTCGGCTGCGGCACGGGCGCGTACGCGCAATGGCTGGCGGACAGGGGAGCAAGGGTGACGGCCATCGACGCCAACGAGAAAATGCTGGCGCACGCCAGAAAGCGGGTCGGCGGCCGAGCGTCGTTTCATCTCGCCAACATGGAGGAACCGTTCCCATTCCTGAAGGATGGAAGCCTGGACGGCGTCTTGAGCGCCTTGGCGATCACCTACGTGCGGGACCACAAAGCGCTTTTTTCGGAATTTCATCGGATACTGCGCAAAAAGGGGTGGCTGGTTTTTTCAACCGAGCATCCATTTTTCTCATACGGTTTTTTTAAAATCCGGAATTATTTTAAAACCCGGCGAGTGAGTTGTTCTTGGAAAGGATTCGGAAAACGCGTCCGAATGAACAGCTATTATCACAGCCTGGGCTCGATCTGCGAGGCGCTTTATGAAAACGGCTTTCTGATCGAGCGGATTGTCGAACCCAAACCCATTCGCAAATTCAAAGAGGTCAGTCCCAAAGATTACAGGGAATTAATGAATTTTCCTTTGTTCATATGCATGAAGGCCTGGAAAACCTGA
- a CDS encoding FkbM family methyltransferase yields the protein MTAQNPILSPDFIHVIRVEEQPPPLKLVTFPDGFRCFTHTSIQETEFIYNEVFIKQEYLRHGLSLEGASCIFDVGANIGMFALFAKLRNPKAFVCAVEPIPDTFEVLRRNVELHRLERVRLLNCAVGSRAEPRRTFAFYPNMAGNSTSAPELKKAQVDFIHSQLGPDLASYLFRSEERFAPVRTLSEILREEKIRTVDFLKIDVEGDELAVLQGIARRDYRRIREMAFETHSAGLADEVSGILKNAGYRVFRDTGSASFPGVAGLYAIRG from the coding sequence ATGACGGCCCAAAACCCGATTCTCTCGCCGGATTTCATCCACGTCATCCGGGTCGAGGAGCAACCGCCGCCGCTCAAGCTGGTGACCTTCCCGGACGGCTTCCGTTGCTTCACGCACACCAGCATCCAGGAAACCGAATTCATTTACAACGAGGTTTTCATCAAACAGGAATACCTGCGCCACGGCCTGAGCTTGGAGGGCGCCTCCTGCATTTTCGATGTCGGGGCCAACATCGGGATGTTTGCGTTGTTCGCCAAGCTGCGGAATCCGAAGGCGTTTGTCTGCGCCGTCGAGCCCATTCCCGACACCTTCGAGGTGCTCCGGCGCAACGTCGAGCTGCACCGGCTGGAAAGGGTGCGGCTGTTGAACTGCGCCGTCGGATCGCGGGCGGAACCGCGGCGGACGTTCGCCTTTTATCCGAACATGGCCGGCAATTCCACCTCGGCGCCGGAGCTGAAAAAAGCCCAGGTGGATTTCATCCACAGCCAGCTTGGGCCGGACTTGGCGTCCTACCTGTTTCGTTCGGAGGAGCGGTTCGCCCCCGTCCGAACCCTGTCGGAGATCCTCCGCGAGGAAAAGATCCGCACCGTCGATTTCCTAAAGATCGACGTCGAGGGGGATGAACTCGCCGTTCTGCAGGGGATCGCCCGCAGGGACTACCGGCGGATCCGGGAGATGGCGTTCGAAACGCACTCCGCCGGACTTGCGGACGAAGTCAGTGGGATTCTAAAGAATGCGGGGTACCGGGTCTTCCGCGACACGGGCTCGGCTTCGTTTCCGGGCGTCGCCGGGCTTTATGCGATCCGAGGTTGA
- a CDS encoding glycosyltransferase family 1 protein, which yields MNPKSSSPWPFGHRRAFKRKSSYRFAVLNWGTRGDIQPFAALGEELVRRGHQVVLAAREPYRALVEERGIEFHTMREDGTESLMRTLAACQSLPKMLTTSTAYSRRIAPSQLEAFWEASRGADVILAKVITTPEAIHVAEGRGLPLFNVHFDPGFIPTSAYCFVDGRIQDKGALFNRGLSSFMLLSFGLFLSDKINAWRRAHGLRLDPLATRNWAQHLSRFPAFAAWSAYFLPRPEDWPARVVQTGWWILPHKGPIDPRLRDFLRAGPPPVYVGFGSWGVHEKTAVTDIVLETLRLTGNRGVLLRNTVDGRAEYPPEVLVADEFPHDWLLPRTKAAVHHGGAGTTGAAITAGIPSIIVPSFGMQAAWGRLVADRSIGLTFGRDEMTVPRMAEALRRLEDPRMRERAYSLGALARKEGGQRQAADEIERRLWEAAEVAPVHPVPTPIEKPLDLRRASAAHKPPLNPEFGAPSPSLLGRDGEKPDRVVDEEEYRP from the coding sequence GTGAACCCCAAATCGTCATCGCCCTGGCCGTTCGGACACCGCCGCGCATTTAAAAGAAAAAGCTCGTACCGGTTCGCCGTGCTGAACTGGGGTACGCGCGGTGACATCCAACCGTTCGCCGCCCTGGGCGAGGAGCTGGTCCGGCGCGGGCATCAGGTCGTGCTCGCCGCGCGGGAACCGTACCGGGCGCTGGTTGAGGAGCGCGGGATCGAATTCCACACGATGCGGGAAGACGGAACCGAAAGCCTGATGCGCACGCTCGCCGCGTGCCAATCCCTCCCGAAGATGCTCACCACCAGCACGGCCTATTCGCGGCGGATCGCGCCCTCCCAGTTGGAAGCGTTTTGGGAAGCCAGCCGCGGGGCGGATGTGATCCTGGCCAAGGTTATCACCACGCCGGAAGCGATCCACGTCGCCGAGGGGCGCGGCCTGCCGCTGTTCAACGTGCACTTCGATCCGGGATTCATCCCGACCTCGGCCTATTGCTTCGTCGACGGCCGGATCCAGGATAAAGGTGCGCTCTTCAACCGCGGCTTATCCTCCTTCATGCTCCTGTCCTTCGGGTTGTTCCTCTCCGATAAAATCAACGCCTGGCGGAGGGCGCACGGATTGCGGCTGGATCCGCTCGCCACGCGCAACTGGGCTCAGCACCTTTCCCGCTTTCCGGCGTTCGCGGCCTGGAGCGCTTATTTCCTCCCCCGGCCGGAGGACTGGCCGGCGCGGGTGGTGCAGACGGGATGGTGGATTCTGCCCCACAAGGGGCCGATCGACCCGCGGCTCCGCGATTTTCTCCGCGCCGGACCGCCGCCGGTCTACGTCGGATTCGGAAGCTGGGGAGTGCACGAAAAGACGGCGGTCACGGATATCGTGCTCGAAACCTTGCGGCTAACGGGGAACCGCGGCGTTCTGCTCCGCAACACGGTCGACGGCCGCGCGGAGTATCCCCCGGAGGTGCTGGTCGCCGACGAGTTCCCGCACGATTGGCTGCTCCCCCGCACGAAGGCGGCGGTGCATCACGGCGGAGCCGGCACGACGGGCGCGGCGATCACCGCCGGGATTCCGTCGATCATCGTGCCCTCCTTCGGAATGCAGGCGGCCTGGGGGCGGCTGGTCGCGGATAGAAGCATCGGCCTGACCTTCGGCCGGGACGAGATGACCGTGCCGCGGATGGCCGAAGCGCTGCGTCGGCTGGAGGATCCGCGGATGCGCGAGCGGGCATATTCCCTGGGCGCCCTGGCGCGGAAGGAGGGAGGCCAGCGCCAGGCGGCGGATGAAATCGAGCGCCGGCTGTGGGAAGCCGCGGAAGTCGCCCCCGTCCATCCCGTGCCGACGCCGATCGAAAAGCCGCTGGATTTGCGGAGGGCCAGCGCCGCCCACAAACCCCCGCTGAATCCGGAATTCGGCGCTCCCTCCCCGTCCCTTTTGGGCCGGGATGGGGAGAAACCGGACCGGGTAGTGGACGAGGAGGAATACCGCCCATGA
- a CDS encoding glycosyltransferase family 1 protein, whose protein sequence is MSPNPSSPWPREYRRNLRRKRSYRFAALTWGTRGDVKPFAALGAELVRRGHRMVIAAREPYRALIEEQGMEFWTMPDDGTERLMQALADSTAMLSALALCTSYSRGLSAVQFRKFWEATEGADAVLTKSVSTMPALHIAERRGVPLFLWHNDPGFLPTESYCLVGDKLEDKGKRFNRFMGRFMLIPMGYSIWDQVNRWRLRQRMPLDVFSKWSDPGYFRRFPTFITWSPHLLERPPDWPEWFVQTGYLRMPWKESIGKRLREFIKAGPPPVYIGFGSWGVHDKSAVTEVILESLRITGNRGVLLRNTVDGRKEFPTSIYVEEELPHDWLLPQLKAAVHHGGSGTVGAVIQAGIPSIIIPAFTGQACWGHVVKEKQIGTTLNRREISVETLARALREIDRPEIRERARVVGALARNDGGEKQAADEVECRIAEAVEEAKIHLVRPPERALPSGSSGGRGAGIRPSPEVLEKPALLDEEAEPKKGAEDG, encoded by the coding sequence ATGAGCCCGAACCCGTCCTCGCCCTGGCCCCGCGAATACCGGCGCAACCTCCGGCGAAAACGCTCCTACCGGTTCGCCGCGCTCACCTGGGGGACGCGCGGCGACGTCAAACCGTTCGCCGCGCTCGGCGCGGAACTCGTCCGCCGCGGCCACCGGATGGTGATCGCGGCGCGCGAGCCGTACCGCGCCCTGATCGAGGAACAGGGGATGGAATTCTGGACGATGCCCGACGACGGCACCGAGCGGCTGATGCAGGCGCTGGCGGACAGCACCGCCATGCTTTCGGCGCTCGCGCTCTGCACATCCTATTCGCGCGGCCTCAGCGCCGTCCAATTCCGGAAGTTCTGGGAGGCGACCGAGGGCGCGGACGCGGTCCTGACCAAATCGGTCTCCACCATGCCCGCCCTGCATATCGCCGAACGCCGGGGGGTGCCGCTGTTCCTGTGGCACAACGATCCGGGCTTCCTGCCCACGGAAAGCTATTGCCTGGTCGGCGACAAGCTGGAGGATAAAGGCAAAAGATTCAACCGGTTCATGGGGCGGTTTATGCTGATCCCGATGGGGTATTCCATCTGGGATCAGGTGAACCGGTGGCGCCTGCGGCAGCGCATGCCGCTGGATGTTTTCTCCAAGTGGAGCGATCCCGGCTATTTCCGGCGGTTCCCAACCTTCATCACCTGGAGCCCGCACCTGTTGGAGAGGCCGCCGGATTGGCCGGAATGGTTTGTCCAGACCGGATACCTGCGGATGCCCTGGAAAGAATCCATCGGAAAGCGGTTGCGCGAATTTATCAAGGCCGGTCCGCCGCCGGTGTACATCGGCTTCGGAAGCTGGGGAGTGCACGATAAATCGGCCGTCACGGAAGTGATCCTGGAAAGCCTGCGGATAACCGGAAACCGCGGTGTCTTGCTGCGGAATACGGTGGACGGGCGGAAGGAATTTCCAACTTCGATTTACGTAGAGGAGGAATTGCCGCACGATTGGCTTCTGCCGCAGCTTAAGGCGGCCGTCCACCACGGAGGATCCGGCACCGTGGGCGCGGTGATCCAGGCGGGGATACCGTCGATCATCATTCCGGCATTCACCGGTCAGGCTTGCTGGGGGCATGTGGTCAAGGAGAAGCAGATCGGGACGACCCTGAACCGGCGTGAGATATCGGTGGAGACGCTGGCGCGCGCGTTGCGCGAGATCGATCGGCCGGAAATCCGGGAGCGGGCGCGGGTGGTGGGAGCCCTGGCGCGGAACGACGGGGGAGAGAAGCAGGCGGCGGACGAAGTCGAATGCCGGATTGCGGAAGCCGTCGAAGAGGCCAAGATCCATCTGGTTCGGCCGCCCGAGCGGGCGCTGCCTTCCGGTTCCTCCGGCGGCCGAGGCGCCGGGATCCGCCCATCCCCGGAAGTGCTGGAAAAACCGGCCTTGTTGGACGAAGAAGCCGAACCTAAGAAGGGCGCCGAAGACGGCTAG
- a CDS encoding choline/carnitine O-acyltransferase, with protein sequence MPRSSRTEQMSFEQLDGYPKPASLPPLDTLENYVREYSEMAHVPQAAARFLFGVSGFTRTLHRLRQDAAYYERVLRDVPARMMVSNAIMFSATAVLADEQPAPDPIDRAARLLAASRSFYADLIGAKFPLDTFHGEPMEMGQYRNLFSTCNYPSGACMGIYKSVEDSYAVVAAGGNFYKLALPPIGTPADVPSLRAALEALAADARGRPQTVSPGPFSAAAPAQRAAGFTLLRLDPRNRESLEALANAFLVLCLDLDDRPADEEQACRLAQCRNRENRWYLASTQIVVFGNGKASIVFSYICGIDGNVMTRFSSEVRRSSLLLKESASRRKKSPRPDVQRLPFSVPAGLARWADSSCRYMLTDERVLFRIRDWGGRELIRRGLRLDSVFNIAMMMAEEQLLGRPPVHVELLTMAKYRYRGLGDATPWSPAVSRLVDPACDADLGRAAVETLREALEAHHQAIRAGRERFNLSDLMSLHLALAAPWRMPASMILLMKYMSSIDVIVSFPHPSEDVAVVGRIGIRLLTRLFSLHYETSPESVSVAFMPAQSRPVPAQKAWAALEEALRKIVRIGRLLPEIEGAPLIRIEKGPQPSAVKHPDGTPVS encoded by the coding sequence ATGCCCAGATCCTCCCGGACCGAACAAATGTCGTTCGAGCAACTGGATGGGTACCCGAAACCCGCCAGCCTCCCGCCCTTGGACACCCTGGAGAATTACGTTCGCGAATATTCCGAGATGGCGCATGTGCCGCAGGCCGCCGCACGGTTCCTGTTCGGCGTCTCCGGGTTCACCCGGACCCTCCATCGGTTGCGGCAGGATGCCGCGTACTACGAAAGAGTCCTGCGCGACGTTCCGGCGAGGATGATGGTGTCGAACGCCATCATGTTCAGCGCAACCGCGGTCCTCGCCGACGAGCAGCCGGCGCCGGACCCGATCGACCGGGCGGCGCGCCTGCTGGCGGCTTCCCGGTCGTTCTATGCGGATCTGATCGGCGCAAAATTCCCCCTGGATACGTTCCACGGCGAGCCGATGGAGATGGGCCAATACCGAAACCTGTTCTCCACCTGCAATTACCCGAGCGGGGCTTGCATGGGGATTTACAAATCCGTGGAGGATTCCTACGCGGTTGTGGCCGCGGGGGGGAATTTCTACAAGCTCGCGCTTCCTCCGATCGGAACGCCCGCGGATGTGCCGTCGCTGCGGGCTGCCCTGGAGGCGCTCGCCGCGGATGCCCGCGGCCGGCCGCAAACCGTGTCGCCCGGACCGTTCAGCGCGGCCGCGCCGGCCCAGCGGGCGGCGGGGTTCACCCTGCTGCGGTTGGATCCGCGCAACCGCGAATCCCTCGAGGCCCTGGCCAATGCCTTCCTCGTCTTGTGCCTCGACCTCGACGACCGTCCCGCCGACGAGGAGCAAGCCTGCCGGTTGGCGCAATGCCGGAACCGGGAAAACCGGTGGTATTTGGCGAGCACGCAAATCGTGGTGTTCGGGAACGGCAAAGCCTCGATCGTGTTTTCCTACATCTGCGGAATCGACGGCAACGTCATGACCCGCTTCAGTTCGGAGGTCCGCCGGTCGTCGCTGCTGTTGAAGGAATCGGCCTCCAGGCGCAAAAAAAGCCCGCGGCCGGACGTGCAGCGCCTGCCGTTTTCGGTCCCGGCCGGATTGGCGCGCTGGGCGGATTCCTCCTGCCGCTATATGCTCACCGACGAGCGAGTCCTCTTCCGGATCCGCGACTGGGGCGGGCGGGAGCTCATCCGCCGCGGGCTGCGACTGGATTCGGTGTTCAACATCGCGATGATGATGGCCGAGGAGCAGTTGCTGGGCAGGCCCCCCGTGCACGTCGAGCTCCTGACGATGGCCAAGTACCGTTACCGGGGTTTGGGCGACGCCACCCCATGGTCCCCGGCGGTCAGCAGGTTGGTGGATCCCGCCTGCGATGCGGACCTCGGCCGGGCGGCGGTCGAAACCCTGCGCGAGGCGCTGGAAGCCCATCATCAGGCGATTCGCGCCGGCCGGGAGCGGTTCAACCTGAGCGATCTGATGTCCCTGCATTTGGCGCTCGCCGCTCCCTGGCGGATGCCGGCGAGCATGATCCTGCTGATGAAATACATGTCGTCGATCGACGTGATTGTCTCCTTTCCCCATCCGAGCGAGGATGTCGCCGTCGTGGGGCGGATCGGAATCCGCCTGCTGACCCGGCTCTTCTCGCTGCATTACGAAACCAGCCCCGAGTCGGTCTCCGTGGCCTTCATGCCGGCGCAATCCCGTCCCGTTCCGGCGCAGAAGGCCTGGGCGGCGTTGGAGGAAGCGTTGCGCAAGATCGTCCGCATCGGCCGGCTGCTTCCGGAAATCGAGGGCGCTCCGCTGATCCGGATCGAAAAAGGGCCGCAGCCCTCGGCCGTCAAACATCCGGACGGAACGCCCGTATCGTGA